Genomic DNA from Buchnera aphidicola (Hyperomyzus lactucae):
TAAAATTCGCAATTTAACAGAAAAACTTATAAAAAAAATTTGGTTTAAAATACTAAATATTAGACTAAGAAAATTCCCAAAAATATCTTTTCATGAATCAATAAAAAGATACGGATCAGATAAACCTGATCTAAGGAATCCAATAGAAATTATTGATGTACATGAAATATTTAAAAATAAAAAATGTACATTATTTTTTAATATCAATTCTAAAAAAAACAATCGAATAGCATTATTATGTATTCCAGGGGGTGCAAATCTCAGTCTAAAAAAAATTGATTCTTATACTGAATATGTAAAACAATATGGTTCTAAAAAATTATTTTATATAAAAATAATACAATTTAATGTTACATCTAAAAATATTCGTAGCTCAATGAAAAAGATATTAGATGAAAAAATTTTAGAAAAAATACTCAAAAAAAGCAATGCCAAAAAAGATGATATAATTTTTTTAATTGCTGATGAAGAACATATTGTTAATAAATCGCTTGGTATGTTGCGCTTAAAAATAGGTGATGATCTTAATATTACTCAAAAAAATACTTGGAAACCAATTTGGATAGTTAATTTTCCTATGTTTCATAAAGACGTTAAAGGAAATTTTTCTTCCGTTCATCATCCATTTACTGCTATAAAAAAAATGGATGAAAAAAAATTACGAGATTCACCTGATCTCGCTATTTCAGATAGTTATGATCTTATAATCAACGGTTATGAGATCGGTGGTGGTTCAGTACGTATTCACGATTCAAAAATACAAAAAAAAGTATTTGATATTATTGGAATGAAAAAATTAATACAAAATGAAAAATTTGGTTTTTTAATAGAAGCATTACAATATGGTGCTCCTCCACATGCAGGAATAGCTTTAGGATTAGATAGAATCGTCATGCTTTTAACTAACAGCCAGAGTATTAGAGACGTTATTGCTTTTCCTAAAACAACATCTGCAGCTTGTTTGATGACAAATTCCCCTAGTATTTCAGATAATTTAACATTACAAGAATTAGGTATTAAAATTATAAAAAATAAAAAATAAAATATTTTATTTTTGATAAAAATATTTTTTAATATTACTTAACACACAAAGAAAAGAAGAGCACAATACAATAGATGGACTAGCTGGAGTATTATAAAAAATAGATAAAAATATTCCTCCTGTAACAGATATAATACTCACTATTATAGCAATAATAACCATTTTTTCCGGAGAACCTGAAAAATGTTGTGCAGTTGCAGGTGGAATAATTAATAAAGAAGTGATCAATAATGCACCCACAAACCTAATAGCTATAGAAATAGTTAAAGCACTCATCAACATTATAGTTAAACGGGCATAAAAAAGATTTACTCCGTCTATTTGAGCTAATTCTTCATTAATAGTTGCTGATAAAATATGATTCCAACGAAAAAACAAAATACTCAGTATTATTATACTACTTATCACAATAACAATTAAATCAGATTTTTGTACGGATAATAAATTACCAAATAAATAATTAGTAATATCTATTTGTTGTTTAGTAGACATTAAGCTAATTAAAACTATTCCCAATGATAATGTACTATGTGACGTTATACTTAAAATAGTATTTAGTGAACAAGGTAATAATTCTTCTAACCAGGCTATAACAAATGCAATTAAACTCATCAAACAAATCAGAACATAAATAGAACTAACATTCAAGACGACAGATATGGCTATTCCTAATAGAGAAGAATGTGATAAAGTATCACCAAAAGAAGACATCCGACGCCAAACTATAAATGAACCCAATGGTCCAGTTATTAAAGATATTATAACACCTGCTAACCATCCTGAGAAAACTAGTTCAAACATAAAAATCACTCTATTAATAATATTAATATATTTTTTAAAAATCGTGTGTATGATTATGATTATGATAATAAATAGCCATTTCTTTTACACGTTGCAATCCAAATATAGAAATAAATTCCGCATTATTATAAACAGTTTCTGGAGCGCCAGAACAACAAATATGATTATTCAAACAAATTACCTCATCTGTCTTTGCCATTACAAAATTTAAATCGTGAGAAACCATTAAAACAGAACATTTTAATTCATATCGAATTTGATTAATCAATTCATATAAAGCAAGTTGTCCCATTATATCAACTCCCTGTGTAGGTTCATCTAAAACAAGAAGATTCGGATCATGCAATAAGGCTCTAGCTAACAGAATTCTCTGCATTTCTCCACCAGATAATTTTTGCAACTGAGAATCTTTTAAAGATTCCGCTTTTACACGTTTTAATATTTTTGATATTTTTATGTCATCTGTTCTTTTAGATAATTTCATGAATCGTTCTACTGTGATCGGTAATAATGTATTAAGAGATAATTTTTGCGGTACATAACCAATAGACAATTTACAAGAACGAACAATTGTACCAGTATTAGGTTTTATTAATCCCAAAATAATACGTACTAAAGTAGATTTACCAGCTCCATTGGGTCCGATTAAAGTAAGAACACGATTAGGAATTAAAGATAATGATATGTTAGAAAGGATAGAGCGATTAGAAAAATTTACATAAACATTTTTTAATTGAATGAATTTTAACATATCTTAATAAATCATTTTTTTTAGTTCCTATATTATAGGATATATTTTTTCAGATGAACATCAATATTATATTAAAAAAAAGTAAAAAATTCTAATTTTATTATTCTAATAAGAAATTAAAGTGAATTTTTTAAGTAAATAATAAATTTTTATCAAAAAAAATATTTTAAAAAAATATAGGAGATTGATAAAATGATTCTTTTTTTAATTAATATTAAAACAATATTTAGTTGTTTATCAGGCTCTAAATAACTCTTTTATTACACAAATTAAATGAAAGTTTTTTTAAATAAAATAGAATTGAGTTTAAAATACTTATAGAGCTATACAAATAATTATATAAATAATATTACAGATTATAGTCGTTTCGTTCGCACTGGAGAAAAAATCAATGAAGTTAACTATGAGAACTGAAATAGAAAATCTTTAATTTTTATAAAAAAATATTTATCTAGCAAAGTTCTGTTGTTTTTTAAAGTATATAGTAACCACGTTTAAATAAATCTTAAATCAATAGTATGATTAAAATAATGCAATGACCAGTAGATTTTTATCAATTTTAAATAAGAAGTGATTTTAATTTATTTATTCACATAATTTATTAAATAATAATTTTTACAACATCAATGTTTTTAGTAAAAAATGAATGTATTTATTGTTTGTTTTTCAAACAAAATAGAATTTCTTCTTCATTTTATTTACATTATCTTAATCTTAGTAACGCATTTCTTAACACTTAATTTATAAATAGATTTAGTTATTTCTAAAAGTATTTTTTATGTAGCTAATAGTAATAGTAAAATCATTAAAGAACATCTTAATAAAATATCTAGTTTTTAGATTATATATAAACAAATAAGTATGAATACAAAACTCGATATACATCAAAAAATTTTAATAAAGATACATGAAAAATTTAAAATAAAAGAAAAAATTACTTAACCGGGTAATACCAGATATACTGATAAATGATATTTATACTATAAAATCTGGATTAATAATTATTCTATTAATGTATCAATATAAAATCATATCGTTTCTATGCTAGTATCAATAAAAAATTGAATTTTAATGCAAGTTATATGACTTTTAAAATTCTACTAGTATTAGTTTTACCTATTTTACCCATAATATCACCTTGAGTTATAATAACTAAATCACCAGTATATAAAAAACCTTTTTTACACAAGAGATCAATTGCTTCATTAGCGGCTTGAAAACCATTATTTTCGCTATCGAAATATATGGGAGTAACGCCTCTGTAAAGCGCTGCTAAATTTAAAGTTTTCTTATGTTTTGATAAAGCAAAAATAGGTAATCCAGATGTAATTCTAGATGTCATAAGTGCAGTTTTTCCTGATTCAGTCATTGTAACAATCGCGGT
This window encodes:
- the aspS gene encoding aspartate--tRNA ligase, which produces MRTEYCGNIRIIHLKKTVKLCGWVHKVRNFGQFIFIDMRDFTGLVQIIFELKNNIIFKNALNLRNEFCIQISGIVQKREEKNINIKMRTGEIEILASSLNILNISKSLPLNHTNHSNEDSRLKYRYLDLRRFNILENLKIRNKITYLIRTFMTKKHFLDIETPILTKSTPEGARDYLVPSRNHHGKFYALPQSPQLFKQILMIAGIDRYYQIVKCFRDEDLRSDRQPEFTQIDIEVSFMSSDKIRNLTEKLIKKIWFKILNIRLRKFPKISFHESIKRYGSDKPDLRNPIEIIDVHEIFKNKKCTLFFNINSKKNNRIALLCIPGGANLSLKKIDSYTEYVKQYGSKKLFYIKIIQFNVTSKNIRSSMKKILDEKILEKILKKSNAKKDDIIFLIADEEHIVNKSLGMLRLKIGDDLNITQKNTWKPIWIVNFPMFHKDVKGNFSSVHHPFTAIKKMDEKKLRDSPDLAISDSYDLIINGYEIGGGSVRIHDSKIQKKVFDIIGMKKLIQNEKFGFLIEALQYGAPPHAGIALGLDRIVMLLTNSQSIRDVIAFPKTTSAACLMTNSPSISDNLTLQELGIKIIKNKK
- the znuB gene encoding zinc ABC transporter permease subunit ZnuB codes for the protein MFELVFSGWLAGVIISLITGPLGSFIVWRRMSSFGDTLSHSSLLGIAISVVLNVSSIYVLICLMSLIAFVIAWLEELLPCSLNTILSITSHSTLSLGIVLISLMSTKQQIDITNYLFGNLLSVQKSDLIVIVISSIIILSILFFRWNHILSATINEELAQIDGVNLFYARLTIMLMSALTISIAIRFVGALLITSLLIIPPATAQHFSGSPEKMVIIAIIVSIISVTGGIFLSIFYNTPASPSIVLCSSFLCVLSNIKKYFYQK
- the znuC gene encoding zinc ABC transporter ATP-binding protein ZnuC, translated to MLKFIQLKNVYVNFSNRSILSNISLSLIPNRVLTLIGPNGAGKSTLVRIILGLIKPNTGTIVRSCKLSIGYVPQKLSLNTLLPITVERFMKLSKRTDDIKISKILKRVKAESLKDSQLQKLSGGEMQRILLARALLHDPNLLVLDEPTQGVDIMGQLALYELINQIRYELKCSVLMVSHDLNFVMAKTDEVICLNNHICCSGAPETVYNNAEFISIFGLQRVKEMAIYYHNHNHTHDF